A region from the Panicum hallii strain FIL2 chromosome 1, PHallii_v3.1, whole genome shotgun sequence genome encodes:
- the LOC112876201 gene encoding defensin-like protein CAL1 — translation MALSRSMAAPVVFVVLLLVATETVTARVVADETHCLSQSHTFKGMCFSSENCASVCKSENFPSGECKMHGATRKCFCKVVC, via the exons ATGGCGCTGTCCCGCAGCATGGCCGCACCCGTCGtcttcgtcgtcctcctcctcgtcgcgaCAG AGACGGTGACTGCGAGGGTCGTCGCAGATGAGACGCACTGCCTGTCGCAGAGCCACACGTTCAAGGGCATGTGCTTCAGCAGCGAGAACTGCGCCAGCGTGTGCAAGTCGGAGAACTTCCCCAGCGGCGAGTGCAAGATGCACGGCGCCACCAGGAAGTGCTTCTGCAAGGTGGTCTGCTAG